One window of the bacterium genome contains the following:
- a CDS encoding HEAT repeat domain-containing protein: MQLFNKMFGPNIEKLQRNGEVHKLIDALSHKDTQIQVAAIRALGELRALQALPKLIQLLNAGIPILEGKQHSPWVN, translated from the coding sequence ATGCAACTCTTTAACAAAATGTTTGGCCCGAATATAGAGAAACTTCAGCGGAACGGTGAAGTACATAAATTGATTGATGCCCTCAGCCACAAGGATACTCAGATTCAGGTTGCCGCGATCCGTGCTCTTGGAGAACTTCGTGCGCTGCAAGCACTTCCGAAATTGATTCAACTACTAAATGCCGGGATACCGATATTAGAAGGCAAGCAGCATTCGCCTTGGGTGAATTGA
- a CDS encoding HEAT repeat domain-containing protein yields the protein MGELKESGSVEPLMLCFRDKSKTYYTEEKLAIIQALGKISDDRSIDALLKIVDDSDDVCRPAAAKSLAEMGAPVFAKVISYLHTTKYSSSGRESAVWILGEIGDIRAVEKLESIFKESAGNIKEAITHALQRLDPQAARRTRAKIVPNWYDISNKAKHVSQVVIQIPSECLIEPRVSNLVAAGGFLEAKWALTALFLNDDPPGQRTFSVCQVNGCCRTSSTCEPYGCSICFLSSSPWRTFSNHDEIDSFDMQAKFRRPYLVEHARWIDTSEDFRVFVRVCNAFS from the coding sequence TTGGGTGAATTGAAAGAGTCCGGCTCTGTTGAACCTCTAATGTTGTGTTTTCGCGATAAATCTAAAACTTATTATACAGAAGAAAAGCTTGCGATTATCCAAGCACTAGGCAAAATTAGCGATGATCGGAGCATAGATGCCTTACTGAAGATCGTAGATGATTCCGATGATGTTTGTCGTCCCGCCGCTGCAAAATCTCTAGCCGAAATGGGAGCACCGGTATTCGCAAAAGTAATTTCATACTTGCACACCACAAAATATTCTTCTTCCGGAAGAGAGTCTGCGGTTTGGATCTTGGGAGAAATCGGCGATATAAGAGCGGTTGAAAAGTTGGAAAGTATTTTCAAAGAGAGTGCTGGCAACATAAAGGAAGCGATCACGCATGCGTTACAAAGACTGGATCCTCAAGCCGCCAGGAGGACAAGAGCGAAAATCGTACCAAACTGGTATGACATTTCCAATAAGGCCAAGCATGTTTCGCAGGTTGTGATTCAAATACCAAGCGAATGCCTAATTGAACCCCGAGTTTCGAATCTTGTGGCAGCCGGCGGATTTCTAGAGGCAAAATGGGCTTTGACGGCTCTGTTCTTGAACGATGACCCCCCAGGACAAAGGACCTTTTCTGTTTGCCAAGTCAACGGGTGTTGTAGAACTTCTTCAACGTGCGAACCGTACGGATGTAGCATTTGCTTTCTATCATCTTCGCCGTGGAGGACTTTTTCAAATCATGATGAAATTGATTCCTTTGACATGCAAGCTAAGTTCCGGCGGCCCTATTTGGTGGAACACGCTCGCTGGATTGATACTAGCGAAGATTTTCGGGTCTTCGTAAGGGTGTGTAACGCATTTTCCTAA